The following are from one region of the Sandaracinus amylolyticus genome:
- a CDS encoding CaiB/BaiF CoA transferase family protein: protein MTRRPLDGVRVLELGQLLAGPWAATMLGYFGADVIKVEPPGGDPIRTWRVVEDGTSLWWRSLARNKRSVVIDLRRDEGRALVKELAATSDVLIENFRPGTMEQWGLGPDDLRAANPRLVYARVSGFGQTGPHAHRPGYASVAEAVGGLRSVTGFPDRPPARANVSLGDSLAGIHAALGIVMALYERDAQGGTGQTIDVALTESIVSVLESMIPEADRGVVRERAGTTVTGIVPSNTYPTRDGKWVVIGANSESNFQRLMRAIERPDLEGLRGNPARVARQRELDEAIAVWTRTRTADEIVRVLEDAAVPAGPIQDARDLLHDPQLRARGMLEQVEIDGRSLTIPAIAPKLDGTPGRTEWPGGALGAHTREVLHERLAMSDDAIDALVARGVIAEQRSPA from the coding sequence GTGACGCGACGCCCGCTCGACGGAGTGCGCGTGCTCGAGCTCGGCCAGCTCCTCGCGGGGCCCTGGGCCGCGACGATGCTCGGATACTTCGGCGCCGACGTGATCAAGGTCGAGCCGCCGGGCGGCGATCCGATCCGCACCTGGCGCGTGGTCGAGGACGGCACGTCGCTGTGGTGGCGCAGCCTCGCGCGCAACAAGCGCAGCGTCGTGATCGATCTGCGCCGGGACGAAGGGCGCGCGCTCGTGAAGGAGCTCGCGGCGACGAGCGACGTGCTGATCGAGAACTTCCGGCCCGGCACGATGGAGCAGTGGGGGCTCGGCCCCGACGATCTGCGCGCCGCGAATCCGCGCCTCGTGTACGCGCGCGTGTCGGGCTTCGGGCAGACGGGCCCGCACGCGCACCGGCCGGGCTACGCGTCGGTCGCGGAGGCGGTCGGCGGGCTCCGCTCGGTCACCGGGTTCCCCGATCGCCCGCCGGCACGCGCGAACGTGAGCCTCGGCGACTCGCTCGCCGGGATCCACGCCGCGCTCGGCATCGTGATGGCGCTCTACGAGCGCGACGCACAGGGCGGCACCGGACAGACCATCGACGTCGCGCTCACGGAGTCGATCGTGAGCGTGCTCGAGTCGATGATCCCCGAAGCCGATCGCGGCGTGGTGCGCGAGCGCGCGGGCACGACCGTCACCGGCATCGTCCCGTCGAACACCTACCCGACCCGCGACGGCAAGTGGGTCGTCATCGGCGCGAACAGCGAGTCCAACTTCCAGCGCCTGATGCGCGCGATCGAGCGCCCCGATCTCGAAGGGCTGCGCGGCAACCCGGCGCGCGTCGCGCGACAGCGCGAGCTCGACGAGGCGATCGCCGTGTGGACGCGCACCCGCACCGCCGACGAGATCGTGCGCGTGCTCGAGGACGCGGCCGTGCCCGCGGGCCCGATCCAGGACGCGCGCGACCTCCTGCACGATCCGCAGCTGCGCGCGCGCGGCATGCTCGAGCAGGTCGAGATCGACGGACGCTCGCTCACGATCCCCGCGATCGCGCCCAAGCTCGACGGCACGCCGGGACGCACCGAGTGGCCCGGCGGAGCGCTGGGCGCGCACACGCGCGAGGTGCTGCACGAGCGCCTCGCGATGAGCGACGACGCCATCGACGCGCTCGTCGCGCGCGGTGTGATCGCCGAGCAGCGCTCGCCCGCGTAG
- a CDS encoding aldo/keto reductase → MEYRRLGSSGVKVSELCLGAMTFGEPDEKSFMHGVGASEETSFAIMDAALDAGVNFIDTADVYGQDGLSERIVGRWTKERGTRDRIVLATKFRFRMGEGPNGTGASRLRIVRTVEDSLRRLQTDRIDLYQIHMQDVEVPEEETLRALDDLVRAGKVLYLGCSNYAAYRLVESLWTSDVRRLERFVSLQAQYSLLVRDLEREHVPLCEKFGLGILPWSPLAGGFLSGKYERGRGAGEGSRFASSRWTSSFARFDDERGWRTVDAVKQIARELGTTPTAVSLAWLLAKPTVTSVIFGARTIGQLKGNLAATGLRLPADAMKKLDDASAFELGYPYDFMQRIQGRW, encoded by the coding sequence ATGGAATATCGCCGTCTCGGTTCGAGCGGGGTGAAGGTCTCCGAGCTCTGTCTCGGAGCGATGACGTTCGGCGAGCCCGACGAGAAGTCGTTCATGCACGGCGTCGGCGCGAGCGAGGAGACCAGCTTCGCCATCATGGACGCCGCGCTCGATGCGGGCGTCAACTTCATCGACACCGCCGACGTCTACGGCCAGGACGGCCTGAGCGAGCGCATCGTCGGTCGATGGACGAAGGAGCGCGGTACCCGCGATCGCATCGTGCTCGCGACGAAGTTCCGATTCCGCATGGGCGAGGGCCCGAACGGGACCGGCGCGTCACGCCTGCGCATAGTGCGCACCGTCGAGGACAGCCTGCGTCGCCTGCAGACGGATCGCATCGACCTCTACCAGATCCACATGCAGGACGTGGAGGTGCCCGAGGAAGAGACGCTGCGCGCGCTCGACGATCTCGTGCGCGCGGGCAAGGTGCTCTACCTCGGCTGCAGCAACTACGCGGCGTATCGACTCGTCGAGAGCCTCTGGACGAGCGACGTGCGGCGCCTCGAGCGCTTCGTGTCGCTGCAGGCGCAGTACTCGCTGCTGGTGCGCGATCTCGAGCGCGAGCACGTGCCGCTCTGCGAGAAGTTCGGGCTCGGGATCCTGCCGTGGTCGCCGCTCGCCGGAGGGTTCCTCAGCGGCAAGTACGAGCGCGGTCGGGGCGCGGGCGAGGGATCGCGCTTCGCGTCGTCGCGCTGGACCTCGAGCTTCGCGCGCTTCGACGACGAGCGCGGCTGGCGCACCGTCGACGCGGTGAAGCAGATCGCGCGCGAGCTCGGCACCACGCCCACCGCGGTGTCGCTCGCGTGGTTGCTCGCGAAGCCCACCGTCACGTCGGTGATCTTCGGCGCGCGCACGATCGGTCAGCTGAAGGGCAACCTCGCCGCGACCGGCCTGCGCCTGCCCGCGGACGCGATGAAGAAGCTCGACGACGCGAGCGCGTTCGAGCTCGGCTATCCCTACGACTTCATGCAGCGCATCCAGGGTCGCTGGTGA
- a CDS encoding zinc-dependent peptidase, which produces MSDSNDRGAAIGAVLVGAALGLLLGLRFGPLAGIVIALVVAIALHLLKTRRTRRRRALARTPFPASMRAVLEARVEYYQRLSPSERRRFEDEVRFFLDEQTITGPRGAALGERLRVLVAASAVIVVFGRRGFRYPKLRDVVVYDEAFDEEYREGHAKHILGMVHGQGPILFSARALEQGFANTRDGLNVGVHEFAHVLDFDTGQADGVPSFMPWNSVTPWLSVMHDEAQRIERRRSILRGYATTNEAEFFAVATEAFFERPRAMRDKHPELYALLRDTFGQDPAASPSEPQRGDA; this is translated from the coding sequence ATGAGCGACTCGAACGATCGCGGCGCGGCGATCGGCGCGGTGCTCGTGGGCGCCGCGCTCGGGCTGCTCCTCGGACTGCGCTTCGGTCCGCTCGCCGGGATCGTGATCGCGCTCGTCGTCGCGATCGCGCTCCATCTCCTCAAGACACGCCGCACCCGCCGCCGTCGCGCGCTCGCGCGCACGCCGTTCCCCGCGTCGATGCGCGCCGTGCTCGAAGCGCGCGTCGAGTACTACCAGCGGCTCTCGCCCTCGGAGCGACGGCGCTTCGAGGACGAGGTGCGCTTCTTCCTCGACGAGCAGACGATCACCGGCCCACGCGGCGCCGCGCTCGGCGAGCGCCTGCGCGTGCTCGTCGCGGCGTCGGCGGTGATCGTCGTGTTCGGTCGTCGCGGGTTCCGCTATCCGAAGCTGCGCGACGTGGTCGTGTACGACGAGGCCTTCGACGAGGAGTACCGAGAGGGCCACGCCAAGCACATCCTCGGCATGGTGCACGGGCAGGGGCCGATCCTCTTCTCGGCGCGCGCGCTCGAGCAGGGATTCGCGAACACGCGCGACGGACTGAACGTCGGTGTTCACGAGTTCGCGCACGTCCTCGACTTCGACACCGGGCAGGCGGACGGAGTGCCGAGCTTCATGCCGTGGAACAGCGTCACGCCCTGGCTCTCGGTCATGCACGACGAGGCGCAGCGCATCGAGCGACGGCGATCCATCCTTCGTGGATACGCGACCACGAACGAAGCGGAGTTCTTCGCGGTCGCCACCGAAGCGTTCTTCGAACGACCGAGGGCGATGCGAGACAAGCACCCCGAGCTCTACGCGCTCCTGCGCGACACCTTCGGACAGGATCCTGCTGCGTCGCCCAGCGAGCCGCAGCGAGGTGACGCGTGA
- a CDS encoding YheT family hydrolase produces MTPRARFAFDPRTIDAASLRRELHGHYWTFGSFVRGVVRPERPLVDVPFSTTLIDPISGPLALDGRLAVPEGGAREAVVVLHGLGGDVTSRYMLLAARAVLDAGMACLRLHMRGADRKGADVYHAGLTEDLDAALRSEALAGYERLYVIGYSLGGHVTLRWAAGHALEHPRVRAVAAICPPIDLAAGVRAIQRLDRRPYQFHVLRGLKDQYAAVAARHGERTRVAPIPVEQVRRIRTILEWDEWVIAPRYGFRSAEHYYEQAAVAPHLRAIEKPALFVAADADPMIPEMTVRPGLARISEHVRVVWTGRGGHVGFPDDVSLGLAPRRDGDLGVEPEVVAWLRAQS; encoded by the coding sequence GTGACGCCGCGCGCGCGCTTCGCGTTCGATCCGCGCACGATCGACGCCGCGAGCCTCCGGCGCGAGCTGCACGGGCACTACTGGACGTTCGGCAGCTTCGTGCGCGGCGTGGTGCGTCCCGAGCGTCCACTCGTCGACGTTCCGTTCTCGACGACGCTGATCGATCCCATCTCGGGGCCGCTCGCGCTCGACGGACGGCTCGCGGTGCCCGAGGGCGGCGCGCGCGAGGCGGTCGTCGTGCTGCACGGGCTCGGTGGCGACGTCACGAGCCGCTACATGCTGCTCGCCGCGCGCGCGGTGCTCGACGCCGGCATGGCGTGCCTGCGCCTCCACATGCGCGGCGCCGATCGCAAGGGCGCGGACGTCTATCACGCGGGGCTCACCGAGGATCTCGATGCGGCGCTCCGGAGCGAGGCGCTCGCCGGATACGAGCGCCTCTACGTGATCGGCTACTCGCTCGGCGGTCACGTGACGCTGCGCTGGGCCGCAGGGCATGCGCTCGAGCATCCGCGTGTGCGCGCCGTCGCGGCGATCTGTCCGCCGATCGATCTCGCCGCGGGCGTGCGCGCGATCCAGCGGCTCGATCGACGCCCCTACCAGTTCCACGTGCTGCGCGGGCTCAAGGACCAGTACGCCGCGGTCGCCGCGCGTCACGGCGAGCGCACGCGCGTCGCGCCGATCCCGGTCGAGCAGGTGCGGCGCATCCGCACGATCCTCGAGTGGGACGAGTGGGTGATCGCGCCGCGCTACGGATTCCGTAGCGCCGAGCACTACTACGAGCAGGCCGCGGTCGCCCCGCACCTGCGCGCGATCGAGAAGCCCGCGCTCTTCGTCGCGGCCGACGCGGATCCGATGATCCCCGAGATGACGGTGCGTCCCGGGCTCGCGCGCATCAGCGAGCACGTGCGCGTGGTGTGGACCGGGCGCGGCGGGCACGTGGGGTTCCCCGACGACGTCTCGCTCGGGCTCGCGCCGCGTCGCGACGGCGATCTCGGCGTCGAGCCCGAGGTCGTCGCGTGGCTGCGCGCGCA